Genomic window (Bacteroides sp. AN502(2024)):
ACGGTCTGTTGAGCAGCTACGAAAACGGATTACCCAGCCGCACCCTGATTTACACTTTCCGGGAGGCTCCGCGCTGGAAAGAAATGGGCGATGACAGTATCTCACTGGAAGATTCCTTCAAGCCGATTGCGCATCGTGTCTCCCAATTATATCACTTCTGCCTGGCACATCCGGCTCTTTTTCATTTCAGCCGCCCGCAATGGAACCGCCTGAATTCTATTTTCTCACGCATGCTCTCCGAGGTGGCATTGGAAGGCAATGATGATCTTCAAGCCGTAGTGAAACGGTACGCTTTCCTGGTGATGCGTATCAGCATGATCCAGACCCGTATCCGACAATTCGAAGCAAACGATCTCTCTCCCGAGATTTATTGTACGGACGCTGATTTCGAGCGTTCCCTTCAAATCGTCCTATGTTGTTACGAACACAGCCGGCTGCTGCACTCCTCCATACCGCCCCCTTCTGTCCGTCCATTAAAGAATCCTGACACCATCCGTCATTTCGTCCAAGAGTTGCCCGACAATTTCACGACGGATGAAGCGATTCTTATTGGCGCAAAATACGATTTCAGCCACCGCAAGGTAACACGCCTGCTAAAATCACTCAACGGATTAAAAATCAATAAGATATCACATGGATCCTATACCAAGATAAATGATCAATAGTACTATATGTCCTTTTTGTCCTTTTGTCCTTTTGAAGCCTCCGGAAAAACATGGGGAGATTTGAAAAAAACATCCCGATGATCGAACTCAAACATTGGGAAATTCCAAGACAAATCTCCCAATGTTTTTTTCTTTTTTCTGTGCGTCTGTGTGCGTCACTAAGCGTCATGCAGCTTGCACGATGTAGTACTTTTGTCAGGTAATCGATTACAAGGCAATTTAAAAATTAACCATTTAAAGTTTGAAAGTTATGGCACAGAATTACACTATCATGGCTCGCAAGAACCTGTTGAAACCTGATGAAGCTCCGAAGTTCTACGCGGTGGCGCGTAGCAGTCGTAAAGTGACGGTCAAGGAGGTCTGTAAACGTATCACCGAACGGTCCTCATACTCCAAAGGGGAGCTGGAAGGATGTATCGGAGAGTTTCTGCTCGAAATCGTCAATGTACTGAACGAAGGGAATATCGTCCAGATGGGCGACCTGGGTAACTTCCGCATGAGTATCAGGACCGGTACTCCTACCGATACGGCAAAGGAATTCAAGGCATCGTGCATCGACAAGGGCAAAGTGCTCTTCTATCCGGGAAGCGATCTCCGCAAGTTGTGCAAGACATTGGATTATACATTGTATAAGAGTGATGCTTC
Coding sequences:
- a CDS encoding HU family DNA-binding protein → MAQNYTIMARKNLLKPDEAPKFYAVARSSRKVTVKEVCKRITERSSYSKGELEGCIGEFLLEIVNVLNEGNIVQMGDLGNFRMSIRTGTPTDTAKEFKASCIDKGKVLFYPGSDLRKLCKTLDYTLYKSDASTDSDKEPLPDTGEDDNPGGSAGEEAPDPTT